One Nicotiana tomentosiformis chromosome 4, ASM39032v3, whole genome shotgun sequence genomic window carries:
- the LOC104110971 gene encoding uncharacterized protein produces MGKEKKLSKSRTMTPNIVANFRRSLSFPNHPNHSNKPKKTFHVRSASLPCRSHPLISQLKDDLNELKSWALKPENRSSAWLCDGLNQLKIVHESLDDLLQLPQTHESLHGHSDLVEKLLDDFLHFVDVYGIFQTLILTFKEEHLAAQVAVRRKDESKIASYAIALRKMAKEMEKLVSNVQCIGKYIVPQQCVPVPDGDAELAEVMKDIIEVTELVSIALFNGLGVSMAFPKPTCSWIGLGKKTKKVKEDEGIVEFVEMGLESLLWGLRKKDDEEVKMVSKKLHELEDCICGIESGGEKVFRSLLNARVSLLNVFTQ; encoded by the exons ATGGGAAAAGAgaaaaaattatcaaaatccaGAACAATGACACCAAATATCGTGGCCAATTTCCGAAGATCTCTTTCTTTTCCAAATCATCCTAACCATTCAAACAAACCCAAAAAAACCTTCCATGTCCGATCAGCTAGTCTTCCTTGTCGATCTCATCCTTTAATTTCTCAGCTCAAAGATGATTTAAACGAGCTTAAATCATGGGCTTTAAAGCCCGAAAATCGATCTTCAGCTTGGCTTTGTGATGGATTGAATCAACTCAAGATTGTTCACGAGTCTCTTGACGATCTTCTTCAGCTTCCACAAACTCATGAATCTTTACATGGCCATTCTGATTTGGTCGAGAAGCTTCTAGATGATTTCCTTCATTTTGTTGACGTTTATGGAATTTTTCAGACATTGATTCTCACGTTCAAGGAAGAGCATTTAGCTGCTCAG GTAGCTGTAAGGCGCAAAGATGAATCCAAGATTGCTTCCTATGCAATAGCTTTGAGAAAAATGGCTAAAGAAATGGAAAAACTTGTGTCTAACGTGCAATGTATAGGAAAATATATTGTGCCTCAACAATGTGTACCAGTGCCAGATGGAGATGCAGAACTAGCAGAAGTCATGAAAGATATTATAGAAGTTACAGAATTGGTTTCTATTGCACTTTTTAATGGACTTGGGGTATCAATGGCATTTCCAAAACCAACTTGCTCTTGGATTGGATTAGGAAAGAAAACCAAGAAAGTGAAAGAAGATGAAGGTATTGTGGAATTTGTAGAAATGGGATTGGAGAGTTTATTGTGGGGTTTGAGAAAGAAAGACGATGAAGAAGTGAAAATGGTGTCTAAAAAATTGCATGAATTGGAAGATTGTATTTGTGGAATTGAAAGTGGTGGGGAGAAAGTTTTTAGGAGTTTACTTAATGCAAGAGTTTCATTGCTCAATGTATTCACACAATAG